In Saprospiraceae bacterium, a genomic segment contains:
- a CDS encoding SPOR domain-containing protein produces MNKLINILPVILLTHTLSMTIQTSASNVVQNHCKISSSFQKSLYPQSRDLQSENHPFYVISGSFLIQKNAIKKVALLKKAGYLKTSIKIFPESEYYSIVVDSFSTETEAINLKENLAHQKFECFIKRLIP; encoded by the coding sequence ATGAATAAACTAATAAATATTTTACCAGTTATTCTCCTTACGCATACTTTAAGTATGACAATTCAGACAAGTGCTTCAAATGTAGTTCAAAACCATTGCAAAATAAGCTCAAGTTTTCAAAAATCTTTATATCCGCAATCAAGAGATCTTCAATCTGAAAACCATCCATTTTACGTCATATCAGGAAGCTTCCTCATTCAGAAGAATGCGATTAAAAAAGTGGCTTTACTAAAAAAAGCAGGTTATCTTAAAACATCTATTAAAATTTTTCCTGAGTCAGAATATTATTCAATAGTTGTTGATAGCTTCTCTACAGAGACTGAAGCAATAAACCTCAAAGAAAATTTGGCACATCAAAAATTTGAGTGTTTTATAAAGCGTTTAATTCCGTAA
- the xseB gene encoding exodeoxyribonuclease VII small subunit — MGKRKMTYSEALASLENLAERIKRDEIPIEELPAEIKKAKELLEYCSLILRNIEQELQTSESADAEN; from the coding sequence ATGGGAAAACGAAAAATGACTTACTCTGAAGCGCTGGCTTCATTAGAAAATTTAGCTGAAAGAATTAAGCGGGATGAAATTCCAATTGAAGAATTACCTGCAGAAATTAAAAAAGCTAAAGAATTGCTTGAATATTGCAGTCTTATACTGCGAAATATTGAACAGGAGTTGCAAACCAGCGAGTCAGCTGATGCGGAAAATTAA
- the xseA gene encoding exodeoxyribonuclease VII large subunit translates to MDCFSLSRLHTYIRRVISVNFPESIWVRAEIFNVVQKSGHYYIELGEKSNTDEIIAQSSAILWKSQAESISQQLQSSLSSILKAGNEIMFKANVDFHVRYGLKLQVLELNKEFTFGLIALNKQKVIQDLKNEGLWQLNKSLQLPKTIQRIALITSETSAAFADFTDQLLQNRFAYKFKLHSFNVAVQGQLSSKNFVKTFQAIEKNSSSYDIVVIIRGGGSKHDLSDFDQYEISKAVSICSLPVITGIGHQTDVSITDHSAFLSLKTPTAVAEFIIQHTTDAEALAIHCMNEINQWAQWQCNRLNQNLQGLSSNIKLQSSQRISNEHRKIYKTQQNYLNAATGVLLSLKEKQHFLQLLFSMNDPVSILGKGYSISTIDGKALHKLNNLAPGQELTTVYQSGILKSKITDVWENEK, encoded by the coding sequence TTGGATTGTTTTTCACTTAGCAGACTACATACTTATATCCGGAGAGTTATAAGTGTTAATTTTCCTGAATCCATTTGGGTTAGAGCGGAAATTTTTAATGTAGTTCAAAAGTCTGGCCATTATTATATAGAATTGGGAGAAAAATCCAATACAGATGAGATCATTGCTCAAAGTTCAGCTATACTTTGGAAATCTCAGGCGGAATCTATTAGCCAGCAGCTTCAGTCAAGTTTAAGCTCGATTTTGAAGGCCGGTAACGAAATTATGTTCAAAGCTAATGTTGATTTTCATGTCCGTTATGGTTTGAAATTGCAAGTTTTAGAATTAAACAAAGAATTTACTTTTGGACTTATTGCACTAAATAAACAAAAAGTCATTCAAGATTTAAAAAATGAGGGTTTATGGCAATTAAATAAAAGTTTACAATTACCGAAGACTATCCAAAGAATTGCATTGATTACCAGCGAAACATCGGCGGCTTTTGCTGATTTCACAGATCAACTCCTTCAAAATCGTTTTGCTTATAAATTTAAGTTACATAGTTTCAATGTGGCTGTTCAAGGACAGTTATCTTCAAAAAATTTTGTAAAAACATTTCAAGCTATAGAAAAGAATAGTTCCAGTTATGATATCGTAGTAATTATTCGGGGCGGAGGATCAAAACATGATCTTTCTGACTTTGATCAATATGAAATTTCAAAGGCAGTTTCCATATGTTCCTTACCTGTGATTACAGGAATTGGTCACCAAACCGACGTGTCGATCACAGATCATTCAGCGTTTTTATCCTTGAAAACACCTACAGCAGTGGCAGAGTTCATCATACAACATACGACTGATGCAGAAGCTTTGGCCATACATTGCATGAATGAAATAAATCAATGGGCACAATGGCAATGCAACCGGTTAAATCAAAATTTGCAGGGCCTTTCGTCTAATATTAAATTACAGTCCAGTCAAAGAATATCAAATGAACATCGCAAAATTTATAAGACGCAACAGAATTATTTAAATGCAGCCACCGGAGTCTTATTGTCACTAAAAGAAAAGCAACATTTCTTACAATTGCTCTTTAGTATGAACGATCCCGTTTCTATACTGGGAAAGGGTTATAGTATATCGACCATTGATGGTAAGGCATTGCATAAACTAAATAATTTAGCACCTGGTCAAGAATTGACCACTGTTTACCAATCAGGGATTTTAAAAAGTAAAATTACAGACGTATGGGAAAACGAAAAATGA
- a CDS encoding LptF/LptG family permease, with product MLKLKRLDSMLIKGFIPPFIVSFFMALFVLVMQVFWLYVDDILGKGAGIIIIFEFLFYLCFSLVPLALPIGVLLAGVFLFGNLGERYELASMKSAGMSLFRIMLPLTIFSMAIAAFSFVCSEYIIPKSNLKYISRLHDLKRQKPTLGLDEAIFNNDFYGYSIRIGKKEDNGKDIKNILIYDHSKTEVSRESSIISASEGRMYVTPEQRFMVMELQNGYVYQNPESTSSRAAYKPFVVIAFDKLIKVFDLSEFELDRTNEDLFKGDRKMKNSKQLQSEIDSFNTLLVGSSDGFMLANLKTEKSVLNKSTHFQATKDQIYFQQKNAELDSLYCLWLNRSEALFEKLRPSVIQSIEIEQNRIASANTERKHYTKQKAKIEYELFLKHALAFVCFMFIFIGAPLGAIVRKGGYGYPLIICILVFVAYILMNTFCKRLAEGLRIDSFSGAWLPIFILAIPSLLLTWSAMRDRNVLQDIKLNFRKMMQ from the coding sequence ATGCTTAAACTTAAGCGACTGGATTCAATGTTAATAAAGGGATTTATTCCACCCTTTATTGTATCATTTTTTATGGCACTTTTTGTTCTTGTTATGCAGGTATTTTGGCTTTACGTAGATGATATACTAGGTAAAGGTGCTGGAATCATCATTATTTTCGAGTTTTTATTTTATTTATGCTTTTCCTTGGTACCACTTGCATTACCTATTGGCGTTCTTTTAGCAGGCGTATTTCTCTTTGGCAATTTAGGCGAACGATATGAACTGGCAAGCATGAAATCTGCCGGAATGTCCCTATTTCGAATTATGCTTCCCTTGACCATTTTTTCAATGGCAATTGCTGCATTTTCATTTGTCTGTTCAGAATACATCATTCCAAAATCAAACTTAAAATACATCAGCAGGCTTCATGATCTGAAACGACAAAAACCTACACTTGGACTTGATGAAGCCATTTTTAACAATGATTTTTACGGCTATTCCATCCGCATTGGAAAAAAAGAAGATAACGGAAAAGACATCAAGAATATACTTATTTACGACCATAGTAAAACTGAAGTGTCACGGGAGTCATCAATTATATCAGCTTCTGAAGGAAGAATGTATGTGACCCCAGAACAGCGATTCATGGTCATGGAACTTCAGAATGGCTATGTTTATCAAAACCCTGAAAGCACGTCAAGTCGTGCTGCTTATAAGCCTTTTGTAGTCATAGCTTTTGATAAATTAATAAAAGTTTTCGACCTAAGTGAGTTCGAACTTGATCGCACCAATGAAGACCTTTTCAAAGGCGACCGCAAAATGAAAAATAGTAAGCAGCTTCAATCAGAAATAGATAGTTTCAATACACTTTTAGTAGGTAGCAGTGACGGGTTTATGCTGGCAAATCTCAAAACTGAAAAATCAGTACTTAATAAATCTACTCATTTCCAGGCGACCAAAGATCAGATTTATTTTCAACAGAAAAATGCTGAATTGGATAGTTTATATTGTTTATGGTTAAACAGATCTGAAGCTCTGTTCGAAAAACTGAGACCTTCCGTTATCCAAAGTATCGAGATCGAACAAAACCGCATTGCCTCAGCGAATACAGAACGCAAACATTATACTAAGCAAAAAGCTAAAATCGAATACGAACTTTTTTTGAAGCACGCATTGGCTTTCGTTTGCTTTATGTTTATTTTTATTGGAGCTCCACTGGGAGCTATCGTCAGAAAAGGCGGTTATGGTTATCCATTAATTATATGTATTCTGGTATTTGTAGCTTATATCTTGATGAATACTTTTTGCAAAAGACTGGCTGAAGGATTAAGAATTGATAGTTTCTCAGGTGCATGGTTACCCATTTTTATTTTGGCGATTCCAAGTCTTTTGCTTACCTGGTCTGCCATGCGCGACCGAAATGTATTGCAGGATATAAAATTGAATTTTCGTAAAATGATGCAATAA